In Chloroflexota bacterium, one DNA window encodes the following:
- a CDS encoding tryptophan synthase subunit alpha: MTAASVPERQDDRAPAAPAAGTRETSGARRIAAAFERARLDRRAALIPYVVAGYPDAEGSLAAALAAADGGADLLEVGLPYSDPLADGATLQRASGAALAAGATLEGSIALLRRIAAARPDLPLVPMAYANQVLGGGDGRAVAARLAEAGASGVIVADLTPDEGGPFEAVARELGLAVVYLVAPTTEPARRASIAARTGGFLYCVSLVGVTGARSALPRSVGRLVREVRAASPVPVAVGFGVSRPAHVRALVRAGADGVIVASALVDALGTDGRDVAALGRLVRALRAATAG, encoded by the coding sequence GTGACCGCCGCATCCGTTCCGGAACGTCAGGACGATCGCGCGCCTGCGGCACCCGCCGCGGGCACCCGCGAGACGAGCGGTGCACGGCGGATCGCCGCCGCTTTCGAGCGGGCCCGGCTCGACCGTCGTGCCGCGCTCATCCCGTATGTCGTCGCCGGATACCCGGACGCGGAGGGAAGCCTCGCCGCGGCTCTGGCCGCTGCGGACGGCGGCGCCGATCTCCTCGAGGTCGGCCTGCCGTACTCCGATCCGCTCGCCGACGGTGCGACCCTCCAGCGTGCCTCGGGGGCGGCGCTCGCCGCGGGAGCCACGCTCGAAGGATCGATCGCCCTGCTCCGCCGCATCGCCGCCGCTCGCCCGGATCTCCCGCTCGTGCCGATGGCGTATGCGAACCAGGTCCTCGGTGGCGGCGATGGCCGCGCGGTCGCGGCCCGGCTCGCCGAGGCGGGGGCGAGCGGTGTCATCGTCGCCGACCTCACCCCGGACGAGGGCGGTCCGTTCGAGGCGGTCGCTCGCGAGCTCGGCCTCGCCGTCGTCTACCTCGTCGCCCCCACGACCGAACCCGCCCGCCGAGCGTCGATCGCGGCGCGGACGGGAGGCTTCCTCTACTGCGTCTCGCTCGTCGGCGTGACCGGAGCCCGGTCCGCATTGCCACGCTCCGTCGGCCGCCTCGTCCGGGAGGTCCGAGCCGCCTCGCCCGTGCCCGTGGCCGTCGGCTTCGGGGTGAGCCGTCCGGCTCACGTGCGGGCCCTCGTCCGGGCCGGCGCGGATGGCGTCATCGTCGCCTCAGCGCTCGTCGATGCGCTCGGGACGGATGGCCGGGACGTCGCGGCGCTCGGCCGCCTCGTCCGGGCGCTCCGGGCGGCGACGGCCGGGTAG